The genomic segment GGAGGAGTTCGCCCGTGTCGGCGTCGCGGGAGCGCGCGTCGACCGCATCGCGCAGGCGGCCCAGGCCAACAAACAGGCCATCTACCTCTATTACGGGGACAAGGACACGCTCTTCTCCACCGTCCTGGGCCGCGCCCTCGACGAGCTGGCCGAGGCCGTGCCGCCCTCGTCCGGGGCCGGTGAGGTCGCCGACTACATCGACCGGCTCTTCACCTACCACCAGGAGCATCCGTCGATCCTGCGGCTGCTGCTGTGGGAGGCGCTGGAGTACCCCAAGGTGCCCGTGCCCGACGAGGTATCCCGTACGGCCCACTACCAGGAGAAGGCGAGATCGGTCGGCGACATGGGGGCGTTCGCGGGCCCGGGCGGAAAGGGCCTGGACTCCCGGGCCGCGCTGCTGCTCTTCACGGGCCTGGTCGGCTGGCCGCTGGCCGTTCCGCAGGTCACCCGCATGATCATGGGCGACGATCCGGAAGCCCTCGACCGGGTCAAGCAGGCCGCTGTCGCCGCCGCTCAGGCGATCGCCGGCCAAGCCTGAGCCCCCGGCGGACGCGCGCAAGGGCGGCCGGAACCGATCCGGACGCCC from the Streptomyces sp. AM 4-1-1 genome contains:
- a CDS encoding TetR family transcriptional regulator, coding for MSSRSEQTRNRIYEAALEEFARVGVAGARVDRIAQAAQANKQAIYLYYGDKDTLFSTVLGRALDELAEAVPPSSGAGEVADYIDRLFTYHQEHPSILRLLLWEALEYPKVPVPDEVSRTAHYQEKARSVGDMGAFAGPGGKGLDSRAALLLFTGLVGWPLAVPQVTRMIMGDDPEALDRVKQAAVAAAQAIAGQA